From a single Acidimicrobiia bacterium genomic region:
- a CDS encoding YihY/virulence factor BrkB family protein — translation MPSLVGAERPAPPAKPTDLPARAWGQVLVRSVREVRDDHLTDRAAALTYYTVLAVFPALIVLVALVGIFGKYPETTDALLRIVGRLAPRSAVDTLRGPIRSVVRNKGGAGALLGVGLFASLWSASGYVGAFMRASNAIYEVEEGRRFWRLRPLQLTVTLVMVLLTATVALAVVATGSVARAVGDSVGVGRDAVTAWDYGKWPALLLIVVTMFAVLYATAPNVRLSGFRWLTPGGTVALLIWLVASVGFAAYTAFFASYNQVYGTLGGVVVFLVWLWVTNLSILVGAEFNAELERSRQLASGVSDAARQLQVTPRVRPRAPATRQHVWVAGRRAERL, via the coding sequence ATGCCGTCCCTCGTCGGTGCCGAGCGGCCCGCGCCCCCGGCGAAGCCGACCGACCTGCCGGCGCGGGCCTGGGGGCAGGTGCTCGTTCGCAGCGTCCGGGAGGTGCGGGACGACCACCTGACCGATCGGGCCGCCGCCCTCACCTACTACACGGTCCTGGCCGTGTTTCCGGCCCTGATCGTGCTCGTGGCGCTCGTGGGCATCTTCGGCAAGTACCCCGAGACCACCGACGCGCTGCTCCGGATCGTCGGCCGGCTGGCGCCGCGTTCGGCCGTCGACACCCTCCGGGGGCCGATCCGCAGCGTGGTCCGGAACAAGGGGGGCGCGGGGGCGCTGCTCGGCGTCGGGCTGTTCGCCTCGCTGTGGTCGGCCTCAGGCTACGTCGGCGCCTTCATGCGGGCGTCGAACGCCATCTACGAGGTCGAGGAGGGGCGGCGCTTCTGGCGGCTCCGTCCCCTCCAGCTGACGGTCACGCTCGTGATGGTGCTCCTCACCGCGACCGTCGCCCTGGCCGTGGTGGCCACCGGCTCCGTGGCCCGCGCCGTCGGTGACAGCGTCGGGGTCGGCCGCGACGCGGTGACCGCGTGGGACTACGGGAAGTGGCCGGCGCTGCTCCTGATCGTCGTGACCATGTTCGCGGTGCTGTACGCGACCGCGCCGAACGTGCGGCTGTCCGGGTTCCGCTGGCTGACGCCGGGCGGGACGGTCGCGCTGCTGATCTGGCTGGTGGCGTCCGTCGGCTTCGCCGCCTACACGGCGTTCTTCGCCTCCTACAACCAGGTCTACGGGACCCTGGGCGGGGTGGTCGTCTTCCTGGTGTGGCTGTGGGTCACCAACCTGTCGATCCTGGTCGGCGCGGAGTTCAACGCCGAGCTGGAGCGGAGCCGTCAGCTGGCGTCGGGGGTCTCCGACGCCGCGCGCCAACTGCAGGTGACGCCCCGGGTTCGACCGCGGGCGCCGGCGACGCGCCAGCACGTCTGGGTGGCGGGACGCCGCGCCGAGCGGCTCTAG